DNA sequence from the Bacillota bacterium genome:
CTACTTGACTGTGACCAGAGGAAGTACCGCTTCGAGCTTGGCTTCACCGATTCCGGAGACGCAAATCAGATCACGGGGAGAGAGGAACGGGCCTGAAGCCGTGCGGTACTGAATGATCCGTGCGGCCAAAGCGGGGCCGATTCCGGGCAGGGTTGCGAGCTCCTCGGGGCCCGCCGTGTTTATGTTGACGAGTCTCGGGCCGGGGGTCTCAGCAGTTGGGGTGGACCTTGAGATGTCGGCCCTGCCGCGGACCTCGGCCACGCAGTGGCTGGGTTGGGGCGACAACAGCCCGGGTTGTGTGGGTATGAAGATCTGCTCCCCATCGGAGATGGGCAAGGCGAGATTCACTGAATCGGTGTCGGCTCCGGCCGCTGCGCCCCCGGCAGCTTCGACCGCGTCTGCCACGCGAGACCCAGGGGGGAGTGAATACACCCCTGGGTTGGCAACGCATCCCGCCACGTGTACAACTATGGCCGGGGCTGGAGAGTGGGCAAACGAAAGCGTCTGAGATCGAGATGGGGAGGCTGGATCAGGTTCGGGGTATGCTGGCCTCGCGGCGGCATAGGCCACGCCCGGCAAAGGGGGGACATCCGCCGGTGGGGGCCCGTCAGGCATCTGCCCCGGGTCGGGTCCTCCCGGCCCGGGCGAGTGCCCACCGGCATCTTCGCTGCCTTCGATAACCACCACCGCCGGACGGTGTGCCTGGCGGAACAGTGCAGCAGCCAACCCAAGCACGGCCACTGCCGCCAGGAGCATCGCGATCGTGCTCGCACGCCGTGAACTCATGGTGCTCCCTCCCGAGGCACACCGGCCTGTGGTGGATCGCCGGGCCTCGATCGGATCCTACCATGATGTTGGGATACGGACATCATGCGATCAGGCGAGCACCAAGAGTGATTTCGCCCGCGGGACTGATACTAGGCCACTACGATGTTCAGGAGCTTCTTTGGCACGAGTATGGTGTTCTTGATCTCCTTCGACCCCACGGCCTGCGTTACCCGGTCACAGCTCATCGCGGCTTGCATGATCTCGGTGAGGTCAGCCTCGGCAGGGACCACCACACGGTCGCGGACCTTCCCGTTGACTTGAACTGCTATCTCGATAGTCTCCAGCACCAGGGCGTCCGGATCGTACGCAGGCCACCTCTGCCTGTGTACGCTTTCACGGTGGCCTGTCTCGTGCCACAGCTCCTCGGCAATGTGCGGCGAGAACGGTGCCAGCATCAGGATGAGCAGGTCAATGACTTCTGCCATGACCTCTGCCCCACCCGGCTGCTGCATCACTTCATCCTTCAGCTCGTAGACGGAGTTCACGAATTCCATGATAGCCGCGATCGCTGTGTTGAAGTTGAACCTCAGGGATATGTCTTCCGTGACTTTCTTGAGCGCTGCGTGCGCCGCCCGCCTGAGTGCCAGTTGCTGCCGGGTGAGTCTGTTCGGGCCGGTGCGTTGCGTCGGGCAGACATCTCGGGCCTCCTGGAACTGGTACACAAGCCTCCACACACGCTGGAGGAACCTGGATGATCCCTCGACACCCTCGTTACTCCACTCCAGGTCACGTTCGGGCGGCGAGGCGAACAGGGTGAACAGGCGCGCTGTATCGGCCCCATAGGTGTTGATGATTTCATCAGGGTCCACGATGTTGCCCTTGGACTTGGACATCTTGGAACCTCCGAGAGTTACCATGCCCTGCGTGAGGAGGTTCTGGAACGGCTCATCCACGTTAACCAGGCCTAGATCGTGCATGACCATGGTGAAGAACCGGGCGTACATCAGGTGCAGGATGGCGTGCTCCACACCGCCGATGTACTGGTCCACCGGCATCCAGTAGTTCACCCGATCCAGGTCCCACGGGCCTGTGTCTGTCTTAGGAGATGTGAACCTGAGGAAGTACCACGACGAGCAGACAAAGGTGTCCATCGTGTCTGTCTCTCGCCTGCCTCGGCCGCCACATTCAGGACAGATGGTGTTAACAAACTCGGGGCTCTCCAGAAGTGGGGATTGCCCTGTCGGCATGAATCTGACATCCGTAGGCAGGAGAACTGGGAGATCCCTCTCCGGCACAGGGACGATCCCGCACCGGTCACAGTAGACGATCGGAATGGGCGCGCCCCAGAACCGCTGCCTGGAGATCAGCCAGTCACGCAGCCTGTACCTGACCGCAGGCCGGCCCTTTCCAGTAGACTCGAGGAAGTCTTTCATCGCCGGTTTGGCCTGGGCCGAGGGCATCCCGTCGAACCGCTCCGAGTTGACCTGGACTCCGTCACCCGTGTAGGCCTCTGTCATGGTGTCTCCGTCCAGTTCCTCGCCTGGAGGGTTTATCACCACTCTCACCGGAAGGCCGAACTTCCGGGCGAATTCGAAGTCGCGCTCGTCGTGGGCGGGGACTCCCATGACCGCACCGGTCCCGTACTCCAGCAGCACGTAGTTGCCGATCCAGATGGGAATCCTCTCTCCATTGACCGGGTTCACAGCGTAAGCCCCGGTGAACATGCCTTCTTTT
Encoded proteins:
- a CDS encoding helix-hairpin-helix domain-containing protein, which gives rise to MSSRRASTIAMLLAAVAVLGLAAALFRQAHRPAVVVIEGSEDAGGHSPGPGGPDPGQMPDGPPPADVPPLPGVAYAAARPAYPEPDPASPSRSQTLSFAHSPAPAIVVHVAGCVANPGVYSLPPGSRVADAVEAAGGAAAGADTDSVNLALPISDGEQIFIPTQPGLLSPQPSHCVAEVRGRADISRSTPTAETPGPRLVNINTAGPEELATLPGIGPALAARIIQYRTASGPFLSPRDLICVSGIGEAKLEAVLPLVTVK
- the leuS gene encoding leucine--tRNA ligase, with translation MRDKYFFEDIESRWQSEWEREGLYKVTEDPNLPKFYLLEMFPYPSGRVHMGHVRNYSIGDVVARYLTMNGWNVLHPMGWDAFGLPAENAAIKHGIHPAKWTEENIAHMRSQLRRMGISYDWDREVASSHPSYYKWTQWLFLQLYRKGLAYRKNQKVNWCPSCATVLANEQVVAGLCERCDTPVTKRSLEQWFFRITDYADRLLANLDTLTGWPDKVKTMQRNWIGRSEGVDLDFVVPETGDTITVFTTRHDTVYGVTYMVLAPEHPLVNRLIAGRPNQDALRRFVDRIISQDDIVRTAEDMEKEGMFTGAYAVNPVNGERIPIWIGNYVLLEYGTGAVMGVPAHDERDFEFARKFGLPVRVVINPPGEELDGDTMTEAYTGDGVQVNSERFDGMPSAQAKPAMKDFLESTGKGRPAVRYRLRDWLISRQRFWGAPIPIVYCDRCGIVPVPERDLPVLLPTDVRFMPTGQSPLLESPEFVNTICPECGGRGRRETDTMDTFVCSSWYFLRFTSPKTDTGPWDLDRVNYWMPVDQYIGGVEHAILHLMYARFFTMVMHDLGLVNVDEPFQNLLTQGMVTLGGSKMSKSKGNIVDPDEIINTYGADTARLFTLFASPPERDLEWSNEGVEGSSRFLQRVWRLVYQFQEARDVCPTQRTGPNRLTRQQLALRRAAHAALKKVTEDISLRFNFNTAIAAIMEFVNSVYELKDEVMQQPGGAEVMAEVIDLLILMLAPFSPHIAEELWHETGHRESVHRQRWPAYDPDALVLETIEIAVQVNGKVRDRVVVPAEADLTEIMQAAMSCDRVTQAVGSKEIKNTILVPKKLLNIVVA